The following are encoded together in the Gordonia insulae genome:
- a CDS encoding SDR family oxidoreductase: MGTYVVTGAASGIGRASADRLRADGHRVIGVDLRDTDVTADLSTDDGRRAAIDAVIAEAGVRLDGAVMAAGLGPAKGRERLIVDVNVLGVTELLDGLRPALAASGNAKVVVLGSNSTTTTPMVPRRAVRRLVDGDLDGAVRQIRRRAGISGPVAYAASKIAVTRWCRIRAVTDDWAGAGIRLNVLAPGPVLTPLLQAQLESSTGSQVRSFPMPIREFGTPGQLAEWITMLLSPAANSTVGSVIVVDGGTDALIRPRDWPRSLPIRAVPRLLWAMYRAPREGRVAQY; encoded by the coding sequence GTGGGGACCTATGTGGTGACGGGTGCGGCGTCGGGCATCGGCCGGGCGAGCGCCGACCGTCTGCGGGCGGACGGACACCGGGTCATCGGAGTCGATCTGCGCGACACCGACGTGACGGCGGATCTCTCGACGGACGATGGTCGGCGGGCCGCGATCGATGCGGTGATCGCCGAGGCCGGAGTGCGACTCGACGGGGCGGTCATGGCCGCCGGGCTCGGTCCCGCCAAGGGCCGCGAGCGCTTGATCGTCGACGTCAACGTGCTCGGGGTGACCGAGCTGCTCGATGGTCTGCGTCCTGCGCTGGCCGCCTCCGGCAATGCGAAGGTTGTCGTCCTCGGATCGAATTCGACCACCACGACGCCGATGGTGCCGCGTCGTGCCGTGCGGCGCCTCGTCGACGGTGACCTCGACGGCGCCGTCCGGCAGATCCGTCGGCGGGCGGGGATCTCGGGACCGGTGGCCTACGCCGCCTCGAAGATCGCGGTCACGCGCTGGTGTCGCATCCGGGCCGTCACCGACGATTGGGCCGGCGCCGGGATCCGACTGAACGTCCTCGCACCCGGGCCGGTGCTGACACCGCTGCTACAGGCGCAACTCGAGAGCAGCACCGGATCCCAGGTGCGATCGTTCCCGATGCCGATCCGCGAGTTCGGCACGCCAGGGCAACTGGCCGAATGGATCACGATGTTGCTCTCTCCGGCCGCGAATTCCACGGTGGGCAGCGTCATCGTCGTGGACGGCGGCACCGATGCGCTGATCCGGCCACGGGATTGGCCGCGGTCGTTGCCGATCCGGGCTGTACCGCGACTCCTGTGGGCGATGTATCGGGCGCCCCGTGAGGGGCGGGTCGCGCAGTACTGA
- a CDS encoding MFS transporter yields the protein MTNSPTGESPATTVDSELTENDHSSAAIAVVAILCFGGLVASLMQTLIIPIQPELPKLLDTSISNASWVITATLLGAAVAMPIAGRLGDMLGKQRIMLASAALLVVGSLVCALSSSLIPMIVGRAIQGLAMGFIPLGISLMREVTPPRLTSMAVAAMSATMGVGGAIGLPLSAWVAQQWDWRALFWGSAALAVIVTILVAVAVPHVDDSNGGHFDVIGAIGLALGLSGVLIAVSKGNDWGWGSGTTLGLLFGGVALLLLWGAFELRHKDPLVDLRTTARPAVLLTNIAAIAIGFGMMAQAIVMPQLLEMPEAVGGLGQTLLAAGLWMAPGGLMMLVFAPVSGTLINKIGAKLTMAIGATVLGLGYLGAFLLMNAPWQLSVASIICSAGVGIGYAAMPTLIMGSVPINEAGAAVGLNGLMRSVGTTTASAVMALVLTSSTVSYGTAEVPDSSAFRWCFLIGAIAAFVGVAITLLIPVARRRATADPVDAEAQPVPAAQPS from the coding sequence ATGACCAACTCGCCCACCGGCGAATCGCCTGCCACCACTGTGGACAGCGAACTCACCGAGAACGATCACAGCAGCGCAGCCATCGCGGTGGTCGCGATTCTCTGTTTCGGCGGTCTCGTCGCGTCGCTCATGCAGACGCTGATCATCCCGATCCAGCCGGAACTCCCCAAACTGCTCGACACCTCCATCTCGAACGCCTCCTGGGTCATCACCGCCACCTTGCTCGGTGCCGCGGTCGCCATGCCCATCGCCGGGCGCCTCGGTGACATGCTCGGCAAGCAGCGCATCATGCTCGCCAGCGCCGCCCTGCTGGTCGTCGGCTCACTGGTGTGCGCGCTGAGTTCGTCGTTGATCCCGATGATCGTCGGCCGCGCGATCCAGGGACTCGCCATGGGCTTCATCCCACTGGGCATCAGCCTGATGCGCGAGGTGACCCCACCGCGGCTGACCTCGATGGCCGTGGCTGCGATGAGCGCCACCATGGGCGTCGGCGGCGCGATCGGCCTCCCGCTGTCGGCCTGGGTCGCGCAGCAGTGGGACTGGCGCGCGCTCTTCTGGGGTTCGGCCGCGCTCGCGGTGATCGTCACCATCCTCGTCGCCGTCGCGGTGCCGCACGTCGACGACAGCAATGGAGGCCACTTCGACGTCATCGGCGCGATCGGGCTCGCCCTGGGTCTGTCCGGCGTGCTGATCGCGGTCTCGAAGGGCAACGACTGGGGGTGGGGTTCCGGCACCACCCTGGGACTCCTGTTCGGCGGAGTTGCGCTGCTGTTGCTGTGGGGTGCCTTCGAACTCCGTCACAAGGATCCGCTGGTGGATCTCCGGACCACGGCACGGCCCGCGGTGCTGCTGACCAATATCGCCGCCATCGCGATCGGCTTCGGCATGATGGCCCAGGCGATCGTCATGCCGCAGCTGCTGGAGATGCCGGAGGCGGTCGGGGGCCTCGGACAGACACTGCTCGCGGCAGGTCTGTGGATGGCGCCGGGTGGTCTGATGATGCTGGTCTTCGCGCCCGTGTCCGGGACCTTGATCAACAAGATCGGGGCAAAGCTGACGATGGCGATCGGCGCCACCGTCCTTGGACTGGGCTACCTCGGTGCGTTCCTGCTGATGAACGCACCCTGGCAGCTCTCCGTCGCCTCGATCATCTGCTCGGCGGGTGTCGGCATCGGCTACGCCGCCATGCCCACACTGATCATGGGCTCGGTGCCGATCAACGAGGCGGGTGCCGCGGTGGGGCTCAACGGCTTGATGCGGTCGGTCGGCACCACCACGGCGTCGGCAGTGATGGCCCTGGTCCTGACCAGTTCGACGGTCAGCTACGGCACAGCCGAGGTGCCGGATTCCTCGGCCTTCCGGTGGTGCTTCCTGATCGGTGCGATCGCCGCATTCGTCGGTGTCGCGATCACCTTGCTGATCCCGGTCGCGCGCCGCAGGGCCACGGCCGACCCGGTCGACGCCGAAGCGCAACCGGTGCCCGCAGCACAGCCCTCATAG
- the thpD gene encoding ectoine hydroxylase yields the protein MVTQTATRSVDVYRTRLAEHSQVEPRPHPVVWGSMKNPGPLSPPELRRYDERGYHTATAILDDADIRRCLEDVHRITDRLGEDDRIIREPTSGDVRSMFAVAQLSDVVAEICSRDEIVGVARQILDDDVYIHQSRVNLKPGFAGGPFYWHSDFETWHAEDGMPAPRALSVSIALTPNHSYNGALMIIPGSHKKFVSCVGATPDGYHRESLVSYRPPFGTPEESDVTDLADQSGIDTVTGAAGSALYFDSNCMHASSGNITPYPRSNLFVVFNAKSNSVQEPFGAARPRPDHLAHR from the coding sequence GTGGTAACTCAAACAGCAACCCGCTCCGTCGACGTCTATCGGACACGTCTGGCGGAGCACAGTCAGGTCGAGCCGCGACCACATCCGGTGGTGTGGGGCAGCATGAAGAACCCGGGTCCGTTGTCGCCGCCCGAGCTGCGCCGCTATGACGAGCGCGGATATCACACTGCGACAGCGATACTCGACGATGCGGACATCCGTCGCTGCCTCGAGGACGTCCACCGGATCACCGACCGTCTCGGGGAGGACGATCGAATCATCCGGGAGCCGACGAGCGGGGACGTGCGGTCGATGTTCGCGGTGGCGCAGCTGAGCGATGTGGTTGCCGAGATCTGCTCTCGCGATGAGATCGTCGGCGTGGCGCGGCAGATCCTCGACGATGACGTCTACATCCACCAGAGCCGGGTGAACCTGAAGCCGGGTTTCGCCGGCGGTCCGTTCTACTGGCACTCGGATTTCGAGACCTGGCACGCCGAGGACGGCATGCCCGCGCCGCGCGCACTCAGTGTGTCGATCGCGTTGACGCCCAACCATTCCTACAACGGCGCGTTGATGATCATCCCGGGTTCGCACAAGAAGTTCGTGAGTTGTGTCGGCGCCACTCCCGATGGCTACCACCGGGAATCGTTGGTGTCCTACCGTCCGCCGTTCGGCACGCCGGAGGAGTCCGACGTCACCGACCTCGCCGATCAATCCGGCATCGACACGGTGACCGGTGCGGCAGGGTCGGCGCTCTACTTCGACTCCAACTGCATGCATGCGTCGTCGGGCAACATCACGCCCTACCCGCGCAGCAATCTGTTCGTGGTCTTCAACGCGAAGTCGAATTCCGTGCAGGAGCCGTTCGGAGCGGCTCGGCCGAGGCCGGATCATCTGGCGCATCGCTGA
- a CDS encoding MarR family winged helix-turn-helix transcriptional regulator, whose product MTGAGDASFWPAPVYGELAEELLRMGRRKTNVVPGTKLEASAFAILWILADGRPRTLRELSEELDLEQSTVNRQVNAAIKHEYLERFEVPGQVSRQIRPTAAGIEAFEHDGMRRADRLKRVFSDLAPGTPEALLHELRAFNDAYERTIARQHQPAGH is encoded by the coding sequence ATGACAGGTGCCGGTGATGCGTCCTTCTGGCCGGCGCCCGTGTACGGCGAGCTGGCCGAGGAACTGCTGCGGATGGGGCGGCGAAAGACCAACGTCGTTCCCGGCACGAAATTGGAGGCGTCGGCCTTCGCGATCCTCTGGATTCTCGCCGACGGCAGGCCGCGCACATTGCGTGAACTCAGTGAGGAACTCGACCTCGAACAGTCGACGGTCAACCGTCAGGTGAACGCCGCGATCAAACACGAGTACCTCGAGCGGTTCGAGGTGCCGGGGCAGGTGAGTCGGCAGATCCGACCGACGGCCGCCGGTATCGAGGCATTCGAGCACGACGGCATGCGCCGGGCCGATCGGCTCAAGCGCGTCTTCTCCGACCTCGCGCCCGGGACTCCGGAGGCGCTACTGCACGAGCTGCGGGCGTTCAACGACGCCTACGAGCGGACGATCGCACGCCAGCACCAGCCGGCCGGCCATTGA